The following proteins are co-located in the Hevea brasiliensis isolate MT/VB/25A 57/8 chromosome 11, ASM3005281v1, whole genome shotgun sequence genome:
- the LOC110632590 gene encoding adenylate-forming reductase 03009-like, with product MQSPVRFSSCRGVAFEIKPHPDLFALPPPTQDEPKGGSPFWLSWFQGSSKVFPSSVQRSASRVSSHFCDLDVDDEEDDYDISFEILEAGKKEKELTANPVPSASKRQQPPKPARNQESRLSIILLDQGLFTVYKRLFVVCFALNMISLVLAATGNFPYARNRASLFAIANILALTLCRSEAFLRVVFWFAVKVLGRSRVPLPIKTATTALLQSLGGIHSGCGVSSIAWLIYALVLTLNDRENTSSEIIAVASSILSLLCLSALAAFPLVRHLHHNVFERTHRFAGWTALALLWAFVILTISYDPKTKSYSNELGSRLIKQQEFWFTVAITVLIIIPWVTVRRVPVKVSSPSGHASIIKFQGGVKAGILGRISPSPLSEWHAFGIISDGKTEHMMLAGAVGDFTKSLVSNPPSHLWVRQVHFAGLPYLVNMYERVLLVATGSGICVFLSFLLQPSRASVCLLWVAKGIEQNFGKEIKGMMSGHPNDKVIVHDTAILGRPNVSEMSVDAARKWGAQVVIVTSNPEGSRDIVNACKASGISAFGPIWDS from the coding sequence ATGCAAAGCCCGGTGAGGTTTTCTAGCTGCCGAGGAGTGGCTTTTGAAATCAAACCTCATCCTGATCTATTTGCTCTTCCACCACCCACTCAGGACGAGCCAAAAGGCGGTAGCCCATTTTGGCTTTCATGGTTTCAGGGGAGCTCTAAAGTGTTCCCTTCTTCTGTACAAAGGTCTGCTAGTCGAGTCAGTAGCCATTTCTGCGATCTTGACGTCGATGATGAAGAAGACGATTATGACATCAGTTTTGAAATTCTAGAAGCAGGAAAAAAGGAGAAAGAGCTTACAGCAAACCCAGTTCCATCTGCTAGTAAGCGTCAGCAACCACCAAAGCCTGCTCGAAATCAAGAATCAAGATTGTCAATTATACTGCTCGACCAGGGCTTGTTCACTGTATACAAGCGGCTTTTTGTCGTTTGCTTCGCATTGAACATGATCAGTTTGGTTCTTGCCGCCACTGGCAACTTCCCTTATGCAAGAAATAGAGCTTCCCTCTTTGCCATAGCCAATATTCttgctttgacactctgcaggaGTGAGGCCTTCCTGCGAGTTGTTTTCTGGTTCGCTGTCAAAGTCCTGGGGAGGTCTCGGGTTCCTCTTCCAATCAAGACTGCCACAACCGCTCTTCTTCAAAGTCTTGGTGGAATACATAGCGGCTGTGGGGTTTCTTCGATTGCCTGGCTTATATATGCTTTAGTTCTCACTCTTAATGACAGAGAAAATACTTCCTCAGAAATCATAGCTGTGGCCTCCTCCATTCTTTCACTTCTCTGCTTATCTGCATTAGCTGCTTTCCCACTCGTCCGTCATCTCCATCATAATGTATTCGAAAGGACTCACCGATTTGCTGGATGGACAGCTCTAGCTCTCTTATGGGCATTTGTAATACTCACTATCTCTTATGACCCAAAAACCAAATCGTATAGCAATGAACTAGGCTCCAGGTTGATCAAACAGCAAGAGTTCTGGTTCACAGTAGCCATCACGGTTCTAATTATAATCCCATGGGTGACAGTGAGACGTGTACCTGTCAAAGTATCTTCTCCTTCTGGCCATGCATCCATAATAAAATTCCAGGGAGGAGTAAAAGCTGGTATATTGGGAAGGATTAGCCCATCCCCATTATCCGAGTGGCACGCCTTTGGTATTATATCTGATGGGAAAACAGAACACATGATGCTAGCTGGTGCAGTTGGTGATTTCACAAAGTCTTTAGTCTCAAACCCACCAAGCCACCTGTGGGTTAGACAAGTGCACTTTGCAGGCTTGCCTTACCTAGTGAACATGTATGAAAGGGTTCTGTTGGTGGCCACAGGTTCAGGTATTTGCGTATTCTTGTCATTCCTTTTGCAGCCAAGTAGAGCTAGTGTATGCTTGCTGTGGGTGGCCAAAGGGATAGAGCAAAACTTCGGTAAAGAAATAAAAGGGATGATGAGTGGGCATCCTAATGACAAGGTAATTGTGCATGATACAGCTATCTTAGGTCGGCCCAATGTGTCTGAAATGAGTGTCGATGCTGCTAGAAAATGGGGAGCTCAAGTAGTCATTGTTACCAGCAATCCAGAAGGAAGCAGAGATATTGTCAATGCCTGCAAAGCTTCTGGAATTTCAGCCTTCGGTCCTATCTGGGATTCTTGA
- the LOC110632597 gene encoding pyruvate decarboxylase 1 — MEAANHLGSTAHPSSTPARVPGSASTGTLGRHLARRLVEIGVSDVFSVPGDFNLTLLDHLIAEPGLNLIGCCNELNAGYAADGYARSRGVGACVVTFTVGGLSVINAIAGAYSENLPVICIVGGPNSNDYGTNRILHHTIGLPDFSQELRCFQAVTCIQAVVNNLDDAHEQIDTAISTALKESKPAYISISCNLPGIPHPTFTREPVPFLLAPNVSNQLGLEAAVEATAEFLNKAVKPVIVGGPKLRVAKAQKAFLELADASGYPVAVMPSGKGLVPEHHPHFIGTYWGAVSTGFCGEIVESSDAYVFVGPIFNDYSSVGYSLLIKKEKAIKVHPNRVTVGNGPSFGWVFMADFLSALAKKLKKNSTAMENYRRIFVPPGVPLKSEKDEPLRVNILFKHIQQMLSGETAVIAETGDSWFNCQKLHLPENCGYEFQMQYGSIGWSVGATLGYAQAVPNKRVIACIGDGSFQVTAQDISTMIRSGQRSIIFLINNGGYTIEVEIHDGPYNVIKNWDYTGLVNAIHNGEGKCWTAKVRTEDELTEAIATATGEQKDSLCFIEVLVHKDDTSKELLEWGSRVCSANCRPPNPQ; from the exons ATGGAAGCTGCTAATCACCTCGGCTCAACTGCACATCCCAGCTCGACACCGGCTCGTGTCCCTGGCAGCGCCTCCACAGGGACTTTGGGCCGCCATTTGGCTCGGCGACTGGTGGAGATCGGCGTCAGTGATGTCTTCTCTGTCCCTGGAGACTTCAACTTGACTCTTTTGGATCATCTGATTGCAGAGCCCGGGCTGAATTTGATCGGTTGCTGTAACGAGCTGAACGCTGGATACGCTGCTGATGGTTATGCACGTTCCAGAGGCGTAGGGGCCTGCGTGGTGACTTTCACTGTGGGTGGTCTCAGTGTGATTAATGCCATCGCTGGTGCTTATAGTGAGAATTTGCCCGTGATTTGTATCGTTGGCGGTCCAAATTCTAATGATTATGGGACTAACCGGATTTTGCATCACACTATTGGGTTGCCTGATTTTAGTCAGGAGCTCAGGTGCTTCCAGGCAGTCACCTGTATTCAA GCAGTAGTGAATAACTTGGATGATGCGCACGAACAGATTGACACTGCAATTTCTACTGCTTTGAAAGAAAGTAAGCCCGCTTATATTAGCATAAGTTGTAATTTGCCTGGAATTCCTCATCCAACCTTCACTAGGGAACCTGTGCcattccttcttgctcccaa TGTAAGCAATCAATTAGGATTAGAGGCAGCTGTAGAAGCGACTGCTGAATTTCTGAATAAAGCTGTGAAACCTGTCATTGTGGGGGGACCTAAATTAAGGGTGGCAAAGGCGCAGAAGGCCTTTTTAGAGCTAGCAGATGCCAGTGGGTATCCAGTTGCTGTTATGCCCTCAGGCAAAGGGCTAGTGCCAGAACATCATCCACACTTCATTGGGACATACTGGGGTGCTGTCAGCACAGGATTTTGTGGGGAGATAGTGGAGTCTTCTGATGCCTATGTTTTTGTTGGCCCTATCTTCAATGATTACAGCTCTGTTGGATATTCCTTGCTGATCAAGAAGGAGAAAGCAATCAAAGTGCATCCTAATCGTGTGACTGTAGGCAACGGCCCTTCCTTTGGCTGGGTATTTATGGCTGACTTCTTAAGTGCATTGGCCAAGAAGTTGAAAAAGAACAGCACAGCCATGGAAAATTACAGACGTATCTTTGTACCTCCAGGTGTCCCTCTGAAGAGTGAGAAAGATGAACCCCTTAGGGTCAACATACTCTTCAAGCACATTCAG CAAATGCTAAGTGGAGAAACTGCGGTAATTGCTGAAACTGGAGATTCATGGTTCAACTGTCAGAAACTCCACCTCCCTGAGAATTGTGG ctATGAATTCCAGATGCAGTATGGATCTATTGGATGGTCAGTTGGTGCCACTCTTGGATATGCTCAGGCTGTCCCAAATAAGCGTGTGATTGCTTGCATCGGCGATGGAAGTTTCCAG GTTACTGCTCAGGATATTTCAACAATGATCCGTTCTGGACAAAGGAGTATAATATTCCTCATCAACAATGGGGGTTATACAATTGAAGTAGAGATTCACGATGGCCCCTACAATGTGATCAAGAACTGGGATTACACTGGCCTTGTCAATGCCATCCACAATGGTGAAGGCAAATGCTGGACAGCAAAG GTTCGCACGGAGGATGAACTGACAGAGGCAATTGCAACAGCAACTGGAGAACAAAAGGATTCTCTATGTTTCATTGAAGTTTTGGTGCACAAGGATGACACTAGCAAAGAGCTGCTGGAATGGGGATCCAGAGTTTGTTCTGCAAACTGCCGTCCTCCAAATCCACAATAA